The region TATAGGGATTTTGTAGGCTGATTTCTAGGCAGATTTAGTGGGATTCGCCGGTTGATTTGTACCTATAAATACATGAGCTTGTTGTATAACATTTTCATTTAAAGAAATAAGCATTTTCACACATCTTTGTCATGCTATCGGAGCTGATTATTTAAAATCTGCTTCTGCACTTCTTGTCCTACTTCATAATCAGTGTTTTTTTAGTCTGGCCTTCTTGGAATTCATCTGTTGgttctttttttcttcttgaatCATGTCATTGGAGCAATCTAACAACTTTCTTGTTCGTTTTAATGGGAAGAACTACTGTGCTTGGTCTTTCCAATTTGAAATTCTTGTCAAGGGAAAAGAAGGGCTACGTTGATGGAACGGTTTCTGCACCCGACGCCAAGAAGAGGAACTTGTGAAATGGAAGGTGAAGAATGCTCAAATTATGTCTTGGATTCTTGGGAGTATGGAACCCTCCATGATTCTCAATCTTAGGCCTTACAAGACTTCTAAAGATATGTGGGGTTACTTGAAGAAAGTTTACAACCAAAGCAACGCTGCCCGGCGTTTTCAACTAGAGCTTAAGTTGGGACAACTCAGTCAAGGAAGCTTGACGATTCAAGAGTTTtattcttcttttcagaatttatGGAATGAATACACTGATATTGTGTATGAGAGTGTTCCTGCTGAAGGACTGACTGTTGTCCAAAGTGTACATGAGACGAGCAAACGTGATCCTTTCTTAATGAAACTACTGGGAGATTTTGAACCAGTGAGGTCCAACCTAATGAATAGAAATCCAGTTCCTTCAATTGATAATTGCATAGATGAGCTTTTTCGGGAAGAACAACGGCTCGTGACACAACTTTCATCGATCAGAAAGTACAAAACTCTTCTCCAATTCCTGTTGCATATGCTGCCCAAGGAAAGCATAGAGGTGGAAGAGATATGAGTAATGTCCAATGCTACAGTTTCAAAGGATTTGGACATGTTGCTACTAATTGCCACTAAAAAGTTCGGCAATTATTGCAAGAAAGCAGGGCACATCATTAAAGATTGTCCAATCCGGCCACCAAGGAAGTCTGAAACTGCCTACAATGTCTCAGTTGGATCCTCAAATGCTTCTAACTTTGGTCAGTCCTCTGTTACTCCTGAAATGATCCAGCAGATGATAGTTACTGCATTTTCAACTTTAGGAATTTCAGGTAACAAAAATTCGGCTCATAAGCCTTGGTATTTTGATTCTGCTGCTTCAAATCACATGACTAGCACAACAGTACCCCTAAATAATGTTCAAAAGTATAAAGGGGGTCTTCATATTCAAACCGCTGATGGTAACTCTTTACCTATAACTGTTGTTGGTGATATTTCATCCTCTCTTAATACAGTTTTTGTGTCCCCAAAGTTGT is a window of Apium graveolens cultivar Ventura chromosome 11, ASM990537v1, whole genome shotgun sequence DNA encoding:
- the LOC141696033 gene encoding uncharacterized protein LOC141696033 — translated: MSWILGSMEPSMILNLRPYKTSKDMWGYLKKVYNQSNAARRFQLELKLGQLSQGSLTIQEFYSSFQNLWNEYTDIVYESVPAEGLTVVQSVHETSKRDPFLMKLLGDFEPVRSNLMNRNPVPSIDNCIDELFREEQRLVTQLSSIRKYKTLLQFLLHMLPKESIEVEEI